One Plasmodium berghei ANKA genome assembly, chromosome: 13 genomic region harbors:
- a CDS encoding biotin--protein ligase 2, whose amino-acid sequence MEEEKVMYEKFYCAHNTYRYHLDELDSTQLYCKRNMKRFIENMKIKNSCNMIAVSCNLQTNGIGTKNTKQNINRLWVSEKGNLFVSFAFLWEKNKIEILKCLSQVSTVAISKTLEHYNLKCQIKWINDVLINYKKIAGCLINVYYLHNEAKQMCCPNSCSIKNDYIYVVAGIGINIDLIDKNNLLNNNFTSIKNEINTNPMGNNIIVPSVEDTTEKLIEIFHDVINNFKNNGFSLFLDYITLRLIYKSKKVIIDQDNNQVIGYLKGIENDGTIILVDDNNRIIHVNNGHMHLYDQIENT is encoded by the coding sequence atggaagaagaaaaagttatgtatgaaaaattttattgtgCTCATAATACCTACAGATATCATTTAGATGAATTAGACTCGACTCAATTATACTGTAAAAGGAATATGAAAAGatttatagaaaatatgaaaataaaaaattcttGTAATATGATAGCAGTTAGTTGTAATTTACAAACAAATGGAATAGGaacaaaaaatactaaacaaaatataaatagatTATGGGTATCCGAAAAAGgcaatttatttgtatcttttgcatttttatgggaaaaaaataaaatcgaaATTCTCAAATGTTTATCTCAAGTTTCTACTGTTGCTATTAGTAAAACATTAGaacattataatttaaaatgtcaaataaaatggataaatgatgttttaattaattataaaaaaattgcagGTTGTCTAATTAAcgtatattatttacacAATGAGGCGAAACAAATGTGTTGCCCAAATTCTTGCTcgataaaaaatgattatatatatgttgtAGCAGGAATaggaataaatatagacttaatagataaaaataatttattaaataacaattttacTTCTATTAAAAACGAAATAAATACCAACCCTATGGGTAATAACATCATAGTACCTAGTGTAGAAGATACAACTGAAAAATTGATTGAAATTTTCCATGAtgtaattaataattttaaaaataacggattttcattattcttagattatataacattacgacttatatataaatcaaaaaaagtaataatagATCAAGATAATAATCAAGTTATTGGATATTTAAAAGGAATAGAAAATGATGGAACTATTATTTTGGTggatgataataataggATTATTCATGTGAATAATGGTCACATGCATCTTTATGATCAAATAGAGAATACATAA
- a CDS encoding ATP-dependent RNA helicase DBP5, putative translates to MSLTEENPKEIVDEKVNEKIDEKVNEKIDEKVNEKNDEKINDENGKEDEDATEKKEDENVMGMFLSYLQKNKDDPKVLQTMLSMMGGKGVNMLPEDILKLTQGNKKKDENSEEKSTQSSSKVNQTNESENNGTGISADNKKDKEKENNDKKNGDLNGENKDVIKKKHSELVEDNDDYEIENCEQELPLEEEAISLIENINITNDGNNKSNNEESSKESIKKTNGVSISANMAKLADKYMSFGKNAETTGKEQSDFKLYHSKNTWEELKIDNELIQILTYLKFFGPSKIQAYALPIILDSNKNLIAQSQNGSGKTLTFVIAMLSKINRTLYSLQAVCICPTRELAQQNYDVVGKFTKYLNVNTFLAVPLCEKYNKSSGFQIYVGTPGKTLDFLKRKYIDTNNIKIFVLDEADDLIDIKNNMSSQVESIKRFLPKTCQILLFSATYNDNVRVFADKFAPRATKISVRQEDLTLKCVKQYYLITENDEQKYYYLSELYCSMTISQCVIFVNSKKSAYNLYQFMTDNNHNVTLICADSVISRFTKNKVEKTNVMGMDPKTRDSLMSDFKKGISKVLICTDLLSRGIDVPSISLVINFDLPYIYQGRITNASDAIANQNVNMETYIHRIGRTGRFGTKGMAINFISKIQIPHIHQIEKYYKCVISDLEYDSELMMTSITKLKN, encoded by the coding sequence atgagtTTAACAGAAGAAAACCCAAAGGAAATAGTCGACGAAAAagtaaatgaaaaaatcgatgaaaaagtaaatgaaaaaatcgACGAAAAagtaaatgaaaaaaatgacgaaaaaataaacgaTGAAAATGGGAAAGAAGATGAAGATGcaacagaaaaaaaagaagatgAAAACGTTATGGGTATGTTTTTATcttatttacaaaaaaataaagatgatCCCAAAGTTCTTCAAACTATGTTAAGTATGATGGGTGGAAAGGGTGTAAATATGTTACCAGAAGATATACTAAAATTAACACAAGGtaataagaaaaaagatgaaaattcAGAAGAAAAAAGTACCCAAAGCTCATCCAAAGTAAATCAAACAAATGAAAGTGAAAATAATGGTACAGGAATATCGgctgataataaaaaggataaagaaaaggaaaataatgataaaaaaaatggtgaCTTAAATggagaaaataaagatgtcataaaaaaaaaacacagCGAATTAGTCGAAGATAATGATGACTATGAAATTGAAAATTGTGAACAAGAGTTACCTCTTGAAGAAGAAGCTATATCATTAATTGAAAACATCAACATAACAAATGatggaaataataagaGTAATAACGAAGAATCTAGTAAAGAAtctattaaaaaaacaaatggaGTATCTATTTCTGCAAATATGGCTAAGTTAgctgataaatatatgagtTTCGGTAAAAATGCGGAAACAACCGGAAAGGAACAAAGTGActttaaattatatcattctaaaaatacatgggaagaattaaaaattgataatgaacttatacaaatattaacttacttaaaattttttggaCCATCAAAAATTCAAGCATATGCATTACCAATCATATTAGATAGtaacaaaaatttaatCGCACAATCACAAAATGGATCTGGTAAAACATTAACTTTTGTAATTGCGATGTTatcaaaaattaatagaaCTTTGTATTCATTGCAAGCAGTTTGTATATGCCCAACCAGAGAGTTGGCACAACAAAATTATGATGTAGTTGgtaaatttacaaaatatttaaatgttAACACATTTTTAGCTGTTCCACTatgtgaaaaatataataaatctAGTGGGTTCCAAATATATGTTGGTACTCCTGGTAAAACTTtagattttttaaaaagaaaatatattgacactaataatataaaaatatttgtgtTAGATGAAGCAGATGATTTAATTgacattaaaaataatatgtcATCACAAGTTGAAAGTATAAAAAGATTTTTACCAAAAACTTGTCAAAtccttttattttctgctacatataatgataatgtAAGGGTTTTTGCTGATAAATTTGCGCCAAGAGCAACAAAAATAAGTGTAAGACAAGAAGATTTGACTCTAAAATGTGTcaaacaatattatttaataacagaaaatgatgaacaaaaatattattatttatctGAATTATATTGTTCTATGACTATATCACAATGtgttatatttgttaattcGAAAAAATCAGCATACAATTTATATCAGTTTATGACAGATAATAACCACAATGTTACACTAATTTGTGCAGATAGTGTAATTAGTagatttacaaaaaataaagttgaaaaaacaaatgtaATGGGTATGGATCCTAAAACAAGAGATTCTTTAATGTctgattttaaaaaaggtATATCAAAAGTTTTAATATGCACAGATCTATTATCTAGGGGTATTGATGTCCCATCTATAAGCTTAGTTATTAATTTTGATTtgccatatatatatcaaggTAGAATAACTAATGCATCTGATGCTATAGCAAATCAAAATGTAAACATGGAAACTTATATTCATAGAATAGGAAGAACAGGAAGATTTGGAACAAAGGGTATGgctattaattttattagtaAAATTCAAATACCACATATTCAtcaaattgaaaaatactACAAGTGTGTAATTTCAGATCTTGAGTATGACTCAGAACTTATGATGACTTCTATAACGAAgttgaaaaattaa
- a CDS encoding OPA3-like protein, putative encodes MIPFFKIGIVLVRQISKPISGYIKKKAIENKKFKSICIFCGKKYYFFEQYIQKKFYNSNLTNVNYSSYISESKSVNVGSEILGETIIFLTAALIIIAEYKRNSIKESKKELALNHKLETLKLQIKELQQENDEIMKIVLPHKQNNRDNRKFEVEHTNFFKGIYYKIVGRPSETTNYDQTPKNEDEKEKEKENENTNKSD; translated from the coding sequence atgatccctttttttaaaatcgGAATTGTATTAGTAAGACAAATAAGCAAACCTATATCCGGctatataaagaaaaaggccatagaaaataaaaaatttaaaagtatatgtatattttgcggaaaaaaatattatttttttgaacaatatatccaaaaaaaattttataattccAATTTAACCAATGTTAATTATAGTTCTTATATAAGCGAAAGTAAATCTGTGAATGTAGGTAGTGAAATACTTGGAGAAACCATCATATTCTTAACAGCAgctttaattattattgctgaatataaaagaaatagtATAAAGGAGtcaaaaaaagaattagCGTTAAATCATAAATTAGAAACGTtaaaattacaaataaaagAGTTACAACAAGAGAATGAtgaaattatgaaaattgtattaccacataaacaaaataatagagATAACAGAAAGTTTGAAGTTGAAcatacaaatttttttaagggAATTTACTATAAAATTGTGGGTCGACCTAGCGAAACAACAAATTATGATCAAACACCAAAAAACGAAGATGAAAAGGAAAAGGAAAaggaaaatgaaaatacaaataaaagtGACTAA
- a CDS encoding FYVE and coiled-coil domain-containing protein, putative: protein MGHHQDKKISTSISAPQFVDAENIVIDKRGHWVPDEEVTNCYSCNVFFNVRVRKHHCRACGNVFCSNCSDNKIKISEYSYSEKVRVCDKCFVERSSTQTLLLQEDLGARKQINQDLKKALSEKMAMVERFKTFLIEFDSEILNNNDNTNDVHSLLQRGEQGLKDLNDRIKSYDNIIENQKKELESLKKEKEQKTQLNKILNQRNHEIQQKNLNIKSLIKEKNELTMVKEESESIINSYKKQVEKLIIRCNKLELENKNKSQFNTNHSFSNNSSMSFRQNSNNLYDHAMSISYTVSQGPEDEQPDEHCCSYCQRNGCAIM, encoded by the coding sequence atgggGCATCAtcaagataaaaaaatttccaCAAGTATTTCAGCACCACAATTTGTAGATGCTGAAAATATTGTAATAGATAAAAGAGGACATTGGGTGCCTGATGAGGAAGTAACCAATTGTTATAGTTgcaatgttttttttaatgtcaGGGTAAGAAAACATCATTGCCGAGCTTGTGGAAATGTGTTTTGCTCAAATTGTTcagataataaaataaaaataagtgaATACAGCTATTCAGAAAAAGTTCGAGTTTGTGATAAATGTTTTGTTGAAAGATCATCAACAcaaacattattattacaagAAGATTTAGGAGCaagaaaacaaattaatcaagatttaaaaaaagcaCTAAGTGAAAAAATGGCTATGGTTGAAAGATTTAAAACCTTTTTAATAGAATTTGATAGtgaaattttaaataataatgataatactAATGATGTACATTCCTTATTACAAAGAGGGGAACAAGGATTAAAAGATTTAAATGATAGGATAAAATcttatgataatataattgaaaatcaaaaaaaagaacTAGAATCcttaaaaaaggaaaaagaacaaaaaacacaattaaataaaatattaaatcaaAGAAATCATGAAAtacaacaaaaaaatttaaatattaaaagtttaataaaagaaaaaaatgagttAACTATGGTAAAAGAAGAATCTGAAAGTATTattaattcatataaaaaacaagttgaaaaattaattattcgATGTAATAAACTTGAacttgaaaataaaaataaatcacaATTTAATACTAATCACTCCTTTAGCAATAATAGTTCTATGTCTTTTCGCcaaaattcaaataatttatacgATCATGCAATGAGTATATCCTATACCGTCTCTCAGGGTCCAGAAGATGAGCAACCTGATGAGCATTGTTGCAGTTATTGCCAAAGAAATGGATGCGCTATTATGTGA
- a CDS encoding rhoptry protein, putative, with amino-acid sequence MLTSKDMKSWTMRRFLCFSIGTATIIYALLLIVLSILMITHMSHYNETLFIIISIFNCICSVLIFMSITHKNAFTAYIAYNIVIMNYMIEAVEFLICFYHTSTSHSVQWYYDNFDWHRKILYNYNMYYGILEMIIHIFLFLISFFVIKLVWSFYRILQIGGNIFSFQKAEDIERILHGTHYYSYGTIAHIHEY; translated from the coding sequence atgCTAACATCAAAGGATATGAAAAGTTGGACTATGAGAAGGTTTTTATGCTTCTCTATAGGAACAGCAACAATAATATACGCATTGCTTTTAATAGTATTGTCAATTCTTATGATAACACATATGTCACATTATAATGaaacattatttataataatatctATTTTTAATTGCATTTGTTCagtattaatatttatgtcAATAACACATAAAAATGCCTTTACAGCATATATagcatataatatagttataatgaattatatGATTGAAGCAGTAGAATTTTTGATATGTTTTTATCACACAAGTACAAGTCATAGCGTCCAGTGGTATTACGATAATTTTGATTGGCAtcgaaaaatattatataattataatatgtattatgGTATTTTAGAAATgataattcatatttttttatttttaatatccttttttgttataaaatTAGTATGGAGCTTTTATAGAATTCTACAAATAGGaggaaatattttttcttttcaaaAAGCAGAAGATATTGAACGAATTTTACATGGTACacattattattcttaTGGGACAATTGCGCATATTCACGAATATTAA
- a CDS encoding GTP-binding protein, putative: protein MLKVLCRNICHNTKLYRIITNSPKNAFKAFYNRQYTNDNNNNNNNLKIEHDPFYTNPLRKLSCIGCGQFLQTIDEKKSGYIPYNVYEKYTNGRLKFYTKVKGEEVDCVPDGIKVDVNNFLNYRVKTKIILCKRCYRLQHYKLSDTKCDVDVNRIENIIKCRTNLQEQIRLNHERKKNNKNINKSTDYYKNEKINLGNDHIKFDQLKEKDEGQNQEQHFEKNLNSVKNDELLKSENTDNNQIIVERFEEEENVENPKELLGNYSDIYQGTKNIINNTNKCNIKSLTFIKKKLHQNSIEINQYSDEQEKYDEINENNFENIKNDQCEEKELCINEQIDSRIDNKKSVCQNEDEINILENNTSEVKYYEDSSYNIDKRFINIYEKKDILKKRNEIKRLDAEKMNISGAKYIEADRNNIMNNLIKKMKKKSLVLYIIDITNIENTILPELYIGCKNKDINIIWLVNKIDCLPKSTNLDIIKIWFRNMIRQIKNTHINDLIFISALKCYNYNILEERMKNYIDIDKGIDIYIVGCVNVGKSSFLNSFLKFINYKHIGDIYNKRKKGGVTVSNIPYTTLNYNVFKLKKDINIIDTIGIPTKYQYSSILYKDIDLNSIIINKKIQPFTYKLKDDYSIILGSLCYINLIYGNFALLTFYISNKVTIHMCRSEKIENFLEKKKCSFLYPPHVYSDFDLLKPFVKHTVKVLGKDYESIDDIVISDLCWFSITGRGIKIFEIYAPKNIKIYRRPSMINDGIKHTQVDVFKYKSYRGRTQKILKKKKKIIEQLDRQNPERRQDMKNLTLQKEQVQLESLHNFDDTNKMKESSTDTHSIFADKNDMENIVHYL from the coding sequence ATGCTGAAAGTACTTTGTAGAAATATATGCCACAacacaaaattatatcgaataataacaaattcACCTAAAAACGCGTTTAAAGCGTTTTATAACAGACAATATAccaatgataataataataataataataacttaAAGATAGAGCATGATCCATTTTATACAAATCCATTAAGAAAGCTTAGTTGTATTGGCTGTGGCCAATTTTTACAAACtattgatgaaaaaaaaagtgggTATATTCCATATAAtgtttatgaaaaatatacaaatggTCGATTAAAGTTTTATACAAAAGTTAAAGGTGAAGAAGTAGATTGTGTACCTGACGGAATAAAAGTTGatgttaataattttttgaactACCGagttaaaacaaaaattattttatgtaaaCGTTGTTATAGATTACAACATTATAAACTATCAGATACAAAATGTGATGTCGATGTTAATagaattgaaaatattataaaatgtcGAACGAATTTACAAGAACAAATTCGATTAAATcatgaaagaaaaaaaaataacaaaaatataaataaatcaacagattattacaaaaatgaaaagatAAATCTTGGTAATGATCATATTAAATTTGACCAATTGAAGGAAAAAGATGAAGGACAAAATCAGGAACAACATTTTgagaaaaatttaaatagtgtaaaaaatgacgaattattaaaaagtgaaaataCTGATAATAATCAAATTATTGTAGAACGATTTGAAGAAGAGGAAAACGTTGAAAATCCAAAAGAGTTGTTAGGCAATTATTCGGATATTTATCAAGGGactaaaaatatcataaataatactaaCAAATGTAACATTAAATCCCTtacttttataaaaaaaaagttacaCCAAAACTCTATTGAGATAAATCAATACTCAGACGAacaagaaaaatatgatgaaataaacgaaaataattttgaaaatataaaaaatgatcaATGTGAAGAGAAGGaattatgtataaatgAACAAATAGATTCTCGaattgataataaaaaaagcgTTTGCCAAAATGAAGatgaaattaatattttagaaaataacaCATCTGAAgtgaaatattatgaagACAGTTCATACAACATTGACAAGagatttattaatatatatgagaagaaagatattttaaaaaaacgaaatgaaataaaaagacTAGATGcagaaaaaatgaatataagtggcgctaaatatatagaagcTGAtcgaaataatataatgaataatttgataaaaaaaatgaaaaaaaaatctttAGTACTTTATATAATCGACATAacaaatattgaaaatactATACTTCCTGAATTGTATATAGGAtgcaaaaataaagatataaatattatatggcTAGTTAATAAAATCGATTGCTTACCTAAATCGACAAATCttgatattataaaaatatggtTTCGTAATATGATAcgacaaataaaaaatactcatataaatgatttaatatttatatcagCATTGAAATgctataattataatatattagaagaaagaatgaaaaattatatagacATAGATAAAGGgattgatatatatatagttgGGTGTGTAAATGTTGGCAaatcttcttttttaaattcatttttaaaatttataaattataaacatataggagatatatataacaaaagaaaaaaaggagGGGTAACGGTTTCAAATATACCATATACaacattaaattataatgtattcaaattaaaaaaagatattaatataattgatACTATTGGAATTCCAACAAAATATCAATATAgttctatattatataaggATATCGATTTAAAtagtataataataaataaaaaaattcaacCTTTTACTTATAAGCTTAAAGATGATTattctattattttagGAAGTTTATgctatattaatttaatttatggGAATTTTGCATTACtaactttttatatatcaaataaagTCACAATACATATGTGTAGAAgtgaaaaaattgaaaattttttagaaaaaaaaaaatgttcttttttatatcctCCCCATGTTTATTCAGATTTTGATCTACTAAAACCATTTGTCAAACATACTGTTAAAGTTTTGGGTAAAGATTATGAAAGTATAGATGATATTGTTATATCAGATTTATGCTGGTTTTCAATCACAGGGCgaggaataaaaatatttgaaatatatgcaccaaaaaacattaaaatttatagaAGACCATCAATGATTAATGATGGAATCAAACACACACAAGTCGACgttttcaaatataaatctTATAGAGGTAGGACACAAAAaattcttaaaaaaaaaaaaaagattaTTGAACAATTGGATAGACAAAATCCAGAGAGAAGACAAGATATGAAAAATCTTACTCTCCAAAAGGAACAAGTACAATTGGAAAGTTTACACAATTTCGATGAtacaaacaaaatgaagGAATCTTCAACCGATACCCATTCAATATTTGCGGACAAAAATGATATGGAAAATATcgttcattatttataa
- a CDS encoding pyridoxal 5'-phosphate synthase, putative: protein MKITYLSQALAKIIDEELMSDAVGYTTSQLMELAGLSISQIIFKNYDLVNFKKIIICCGPGNNGGDGLVAARHLKEFGYDVTVVYLKENNKILFKGLLKLLEHYEIPVLRSITLDEMCNYNLIVDAIFGFSFSGEPRSPFDALINMINNSKKVVVSIDVPSGTNIDKGGKNGKLCVESEMNISLMLPKEGLRNYTKKHFLGGRFLPASIIKKYNLDVPHFEGYNSYTQL from the exons ATGAAAATAACA TATTTGTCTCAGGCATTAGCCAAAATCATAGATGAAGAATTAATGAGTGATGCTGTTGGATACACAACTAGCCAATTGATGGAGCTAGCTGGACTTTCGATCtcacaaataattttcaaaaattatgatcttgtaaattttaaaaaaattataatttgttgTGGCCCTGGTAATAATGGAGGTGACGGATTAGTAGCAGCTCGTCATTTGAAAGAATTTGGATATGACGTCACAGTTGTTTACCTtaaggaaaataataaaattttattcaag ggtttattaaaattactTGAGCATTATGAAATTCCTGTTTTGAGATCAATAACACTGGAtg AAATGtgtaattataatttaattgtGGATGCAATATTCGGTTTTAGTTTTTCCGGTGAGCCTCGTAGCCCTTTTGACGCCTTGATTAAT ATGATTAACAATTCAAAAAAAGTAGTTGTATCAATCGATGTCCCATCAGGTACAAACATAGACAAAG GGGGAAAAAACGGAAAACTATGTGTTGAGTCAGAAATGAACATATCATTAATGCTACCTAAAGAAGGGCTAAGgaattatacaaaaaaacatttcTTAGGAGGACGATTTTTACCAGC TtctataataaaaaagtataatttGGATGTACCTCATTTCGAAG GATACAATTCATACACTCAAttgtag
- a CDS encoding bax inhibitor 1, putative, producing MDFLKQIRRRQREINLSNIFNFSPLTNDEKNHLIKIYGLLAFGTMITAMSCYIDITIIKIPRFIASIASLFCSFALASSCTYARYNDAQTSSKTKLIYFLGISSSIGILISDYIAYINRLNPSILPLAFFGSLSIFSCFSLSAIFSKNRISLFIGTVLCALCSYVSLISFMNFFIRSRFIDTTLLYLGFFMYMGFVLFDTQLTLFDFRRGNKDYIMHAVCLYLDLVGLFTHILRILGNKEEKKKK from the exons ATGGATTTTTTGAAGCAAATAAGAAGACGCCAGAGGGAAATAAACttatcaaatatttttaacttttCCCCACTAacaaatgatgaaaaaaatcacttaataaaaatatatggtCTATTGGCATTCGGGACTATGATAACAGCTATGAGTTGTTATATTgatattactattataaaaattccAAGATTTATAGCATCCATAGCTagtttattttgttcatttgcCTTAGCTTCGTCATGTACTTATGCACGATATAACGATGCCCAAACATCATCAAAAactaaattaatatattttttgggTATATCATCATCCATTGGAATTTTAATAAGTGATTATATTGCTTATATTAATCGTTTGAATCCATCTATTTTACCGTTGGCCTTTTTCGGAAGTTTATCCATATTTTCATGCTTTTCTTTGTCTgctatattttcaaaaaacaG aATCTCGTTATTTATCGGAACAGTCTTATGCGCCTTATGTTCCTATGTATCCCTAATTTCTTTTATGaacttttttataagaTCAAGATTTATCGATACAACTTTATTGTATCTTGGATTCTTTATGTATATGGg atttgtattatttgaCACCCAACTTACTTTGTTTGATTTCCGTAGAGGAAACAAAGATTATATa aTGCACGCAGTTTGTTTATATCTCGATTTAGTTGGACTGTTTACACATATATTGAGAATATTAGgaaataaagaagaaaagaaaaagaaataa